The genomic DNA TGCGGAAGCAAAGATCTCAGGTGCAAAAAATGCTGCTGAACAGATCCTGGAGGATGCCAGGCGTCAAGCAGATGCATTAAAGAAAGAAGCTTTGCTTGAGGCAAAGGATGAAATTCACAAGCTTCGTACTGAAGCTGAGCGTGAGGTAAAAGAACGAAGAATTGAACTGCAAAAACAAGAAAACCGTTTACTGCAAAAAGAAGAGAATCTTGATCGGAAGGACGAAACGTTAGATAAACGTGAAGCCCTTTTAGAAAAGAAAGAGGATTCCCTTAACAAAAGACAACAGCATATTGAAGAGATGGAAAGCAAAGTGGACGAGATGGTACGAGCACAGCAAGCTGAACTTGAACGTATCTCGAGCTTGACACGGGAAGAGGCAAAATCTATCATTTTGGAACGCGTTGAGAAAGAATTGTCTCACGAAATTGCGTTGATGATAAAAGAAAGTGAAATTCGAGTAAAAGAAGAGGCAGACAAGAAAGCGAAAGAAATCTTGTCACTGGCTATACAAAGATGTGCAGCTGATCATGTAGCCGAGACAACTGTATCAGTTGTGAACCTTCCAAATGATGAAATGAAAGGCCGGATAATCGGCCGTGAAGGAAGAAATATTAGAACTCTTGAAACGCTGACCGGTATTGACCTTATCATCGACGATACTCCTGAAGCCGTAATTTTATCAGGTTTTGACCCTATACGCCGTGAAACAGCTCGTTTAGCATTAGACAAGCTTGTACAAGACGGACGCATTCACCCTGCACGAATCGAGGAAATGGTAGATAAAGCCCGCCGTGAGGTGGATGAACATATCCGTGAAATTGGTGAACAAACTACATTTGATGTCGGTGTTCACGGGCTCCATCCAGATTTAATTAAAATTCTTGGCCGATTGAAATATCGTACAAGTTACGGCCAAAATGTTTTAAAACACTCAATGGAAGTTGCACAGCTTTCAGGTCTGCTGGCAGCTGAACTTGGTGAAGACGAAACTTTAGCACGCCGTGCAGGACTGCTTCATGATATCGGAAAAGCAATTGACCATGAAGTTGAAGGAAGCCATGTTGAAATCGGTGTGGAACTTGCAACGAAGTACAAGGAACATCCGGTTGTGATCAACAGCATTGCTTCACACCATGGTGACACTGAACCTACGTCAATCATTGCTGTTTTAGTGGCAGCAGCTGACGCATTATCAGCAGCGAGACCTGGAGCACGCAGTGAAACACTTGAAAACTATATTCGACGCCTAGAAAAGCTTGAAGAGATTTCTGAGTCATACGAAGGTGTGGAGAAATCATTTGCAATTCAAGCAGGCCGCGAGGTTCGGATTATGGTTAAGCCGGAACAAATTGATGATCTTGAAGCTCATCGATTGGCAAGAGACATTCGCAAGAGAATTGAAGAAGAACTTGATTATCCAGGACATATAAAAGTTACGGTGATTCGTGAGACAAGGGCTGTTGAATACGCAAAATAAAGCGGTGCAGAATGCACCGCTTTATTTAATATAATAATGATACAATAAACACAATCAAATATTTTAATATAGAAAGGGCAAGCGAATGAGAATACTGTTTGTAGGCGATGTTGTCGGATCGCTCGGAAGAGATATGGTAAGTGAATATTTAGCCAAGCTAAAAGAAAAATATCGTCCTAATTTAACAATCATAAATGGAGAAAACGCAGCCGGCGGTAAAGGAATAACAGAAAAAATTTACCGTCAATTTTTAGAAAATGGGGCCCAGGCTGTTACATTGGGTAATCATACATGGGATAATCGGGAAATCTTTGATTTCATCAATGATGCGAAATACATCGTGCGGCCTGCTAATTTTCCTGATGCAACTCCAGGTACAGGGATTATTTATTTAAAAGTAAATCAAGTAGAAGTCGCAGTAATAAGTCTTCAAGGCCGCACATTTATGCCGGCAATTGATTGCCCGTTTATGAAGGCCGATCAACTGATTGAAGAGGCAAAGCGCAGGACACCCATCATTTTTGTCGATTTTCATGCAGAAGCGACAAGTGAAAAACAAGCGATGGGCTGGTATTTAGATGGAAGGGTATCTGCAGTTGTCGGTACCCATACACATGTACAAACGGGTGATGAGCGGATACTGCCTGGCGGGACAGCTTATTTAACTGATGTAGGCATGACCGGCCCTTATGATGAAATATTAGGTGTAGAAAAAGAAGCGGTCATTAAAAAGTTTTTGACAAGTCTGCCTGTCCGGTTTGAAGTGCCAAAAAGAGGGCGGGTGCAGCTCAACGCAGTTCTCATCGATATAGACAATAAAAGCGGAAAAGCCGTAAAGATACAAAGAATTTTAATTAATGACGATCATCCGTTTTTTTCATAAGTTCGATTATTCAACATTTCTAGCGCCTGTAATAAAGCTTGTAGATTTTCTTTTTTTGTCCGAGCCGGAATATGTTAATTAACGGGTGAATATAGTAGCAATGGATAGATATATCCCGTATACACGGTTGTTCAATTTCCCGCGTTATTGACAAAACCAAAATCGGCTTTTAAAGCCCGAATGATTCTTTGGCCTAAGTGAGAAAAAACTCGCAGCATGGCTTGATGGGTATCAATTTTATTGGATAAATTTGCGGGTCGGGATGAAATAAGGAGGAGCTAGAAATGGAAATATTAAAAGTTTCAGCAAAGTCTAATCCTAATTCTGTAGCTGGTGCGCTTGCTGGTGTTCTGCGTGAGAGAGGCGCTGCGGAGATTCAGGCAATAGGTGCGGGTGCATTAAATCAAGCCGTTAAGGCAGTAGCAATTGCAAGAGGATTTGTCGCACCTAGCGGAGTTGATTTAATTTGCATCCCCGCATTTACCGATATTCAGATCGACGGTGAAGAACGCACGGCAATAAAATTGATTGTTGAACCTCGGTAAAAAGAATTCAACCTGTTTGTTTCATGTGCAAACAGGTTATTTTTTTGAAAGAATAATAGGCGCTCATAAAATATGAAATTTGGTTCAAAAAATTGACAGTGGAATCAAAAATTTTGAAAACTGATTCATTAAAATACCTATAAATCGTTGATAATGACTCCAACTTAATTAGCATATTTAAAAAAATAAAAAAAAATTCATATTTTCGTCAATAATTTGTTGTAAAGGGTTGCATTTTTTACTGCTTAGGTCTAGAATTGAAAGCGTTTAATACCCTTCCAAAAATTTAGTATTAACCGAATTCACGTG from Bacillus methanolicus MGA3 includes the following:
- the rny gene encoding ribonuclease Y; protein product: MEPITIISILLGLFVGAVVGYLIRKSIAEAKISGAKNAAEQILEDARRQADALKKEALLEAKDEIHKLRTEAEREVKERRIELQKQENRLLQKEENLDRKDETLDKREALLEKKEDSLNKRQQHIEEMESKVDEMVRAQQAELERISSLTREEAKSIILERVEKELSHEIALMIKESEIRVKEEADKKAKEILSLAIQRCAADHVAETTVSVVNLPNDEMKGRIIGREGRNIRTLETLTGIDLIIDDTPEAVILSGFDPIRRETARLALDKLVQDGRIHPARIEEMVDKARREVDEHIREIGEQTTFDVGVHGLHPDLIKILGRLKYRTSYGQNVLKHSMEVAQLSGLLAAELGEDETLARRAGLLHDIGKAIDHEVEGSHVEIGVELATKYKEHPVVINSIASHHGDTEPTSIIAVLVAAADALSAARPGARSETLENYIRRLEKLEEISESYEGVEKSFAIQAGREVRIMVKPEQIDDLEAHRLARDIRKRIEEELDYPGHIKVTVIRETRAVEYAK
- a CDS encoding TIGR00282 family metallophosphoesterase, with product MRILFVGDVVGSLGRDMVSEYLAKLKEKYRPNLTIINGENAAGGKGITEKIYRQFLENGAQAVTLGNHTWDNREIFDFINDAKYIVRPANFPDATPGTGIIYLKVNQVEVAVISLQGRTFMPAIDCPFMKADQLIEEAKRRTPIIFVDFHAEATSEKQAMGWYLDGRVSAVVGTHTHVQTGDERILPGGTAYLTDVGMTGPYDEILGVEKEAVIKKFLTSLPVRFEVPKRGRVQLNAVLIDIDNKSGKAVKIQRILINDDHPFFS
- the spoVS gene encoding stage V sporulation protein SpoVS; amino-acid sequence: MEILKVSAKSNPNSVAGALAGVLRERGAAEIQAIGAGALNQAVKAVAIARGFVAPSGVDLICIPAFTDIQIDGEERTAIKLIVEPR